The following proteins are co-located in the Pseudomonas synxantha genome:
- a CDS encoding cation acetate symporter, which yields MIRRLLAVFGACVFAPAVWAADALTGEVHKQPLNIAAILMFVAFVGATLCITYWASKRNKSAADYYAAGVKITGFQNGLAIAGDYMSAASFLGISALVFTSGYDGLIYSIGFLVGWPIILFLIAERLRNLGKYTFADVASYRLGQTQIRSLSACGSLVVVAFYLIAQMVGAGKLIQLLFGLDYHVAVILVGILMCLYVLFGGMLATTWVQIIKAVLLLSGASFMALMVMKHVNFDFNMLFSEAIKVHPKGEAIMSPGGLVKDPISAFSLGLALMFGTAGLPHILMRFFTVSDAKEARKSVLYATGFIGYFYILTFIIGFGAILLVSTNPAFKDAAGALLGGNNMAAVHLANAVGGSIFLGFISAVAFATILAVVAGLTLAGASAVSHDLYASVIKKGKANEKDEIRVSKITTIALAVLAIGLGILFESQNIAFMVGLAFSIAASCNFPVLLLSMYWKNLTTRGAMIGGWLGLISAVGLMILGPTIWVSILHHEKAIFPYEYPALFSMIIAFIGIWFFSITDKSAAAEKERALYFPQFVRSQTGLGASGAVNH from the coding sequence ATGATCCGTCGTCTATTGGCTGTATTCGGCGCTTGCGTCTTTGCGCCCGCCGTTTGGGCGGCAGATGCGTTGACCGGTGAAGTGCATAAGCAACCGCTGAATATCGCAGCGATCCTGATGTTCGTGGCCTTTGTCGGCGCGACGTTGTGCATCACCTACTGGGCGTCCAAGCGCAACAAGTCGGCGGCCGACTACTATGCGGCAGGCGTCAAGATCACCGGCTTCCAGAACGGCCTGGCGATTGCCGGCGACTACATGTCGGCGGCGTCCTTTTTGGGTATTTCCGCGCTGGTATTTACCTCTGGCTACGACGGCCTGATCTACTCGATCGGCTTCCTGGTGGGCTGGCCGATCATTCTGTTCCTAATCGCCGAGCGTCTGCGTAACCTGGGCAAGTACACCTTTGCCGACGTGGCGTCCTATCGCCTCGGGCAAACCCAGATCCGCAGCCTCTCGGCCTGTGGCTCGTTGGTGGTGGTGGCGTTCTACCTGATCGCGCAGATGGTCGGCGCGGGCAAGCTGATCCAGCTGCTGTTCGGCCTGGACTACCACGTGGCGGTGATCCTGGTCGGCATCCTGATGTGCTTGTACGTGTTGTTCGGCGGCATGCTGGCGACCACCTGGGTGCAGATCATCAAGGCGGTGCTGTTGCTGTCCGGTGCCTCGTTCATGGCACTGATGGTAATGAAGCATGTCAACTTCGACTTCAACATGCTTTTCTCCGAGGCGATCAAGGTTCACCCTAAAGGTGAAGCGATCATGAGCCCGGGCGGCCTGGTGAAAGACCCGATCTCGGCATTCTCCCTGGGCCTGGCCCTGATGTTCGGTACTGCCGGCCTGCCGCACATCCTGATGCGTTTCTTTACTGTGAGCGACGCCAAGGAAGCGCGTAAGAGCGTGCTGTACGCTACGGGCTTCATCGGCTACTTCTATATCCTGACCTTTATCATCGGCTTCGGCGCTATCCTGCTGGTCAGCACCAATCCGGCGTTCAAGGATGCGGCAGGCGCCTTGCTCGGCGGTAACAACATGGCGGCGGTGCACCTGGCCAACGCGGTGGGTGGCAGCATCTTCCTGGGCTTTATCTCGGCCGTGGCCTTCGCCACCATCCTCGCGGTGGTCGCCGGCTTGACCCTGGCCGGTGCCTCGGCGGTATCCCATGACCTGTACGCCAGCGTGATCAAGAAGGGCAAGGCTAACGAGAAGGATGAGATTCGCGTGTCGAAGATCACCACCATCGCCCTGGCGGTGCTGGCTATCGGCCTGGGTATCCTGTTCGAAAGCCAGAACATTGCGTTCATGGTCGGCCTGGCGTTCTCGATTGCCGCCAGCTGTAACTTCCCGGTGCTGCTGCTTTCCATGTACTGGAAAAATCTCACCACCCGTGGCGCCATGATCGGCGGCTGGCTGGGCTTGATCAGTGCTGTGGGCCTGATGATCCTCGGCCCGACCATCTGGGTCTCGATCCTGCACCATGAAAAAGCCATCTTCCCGTACGAGTACCCGGCGCTGTTCTCGATGATCATTGCGTTCATCGGCATCTGGTTCTTCTCCATCACCGACAAGTCGGCGGCGGCAGAGAAAGAGCGTGCGCTGTACTTCCCGCAGTTTGTGCGTTCGCAGACTGGCCTGGGGGCGAGCGGGGCGGTTAACCACTAA
- a CDS encoding DUF485 domain-containing protein, whose translation MNDSIYLSIQNSPRFKELVRKRERFAWILSAIMLGLYSGFILLIAYGPQVLGAKLSPGSSITWGIPIGVGLIVSAFILTAIYVRRANGEFDDLNNAILKEAAQ comes from the coding sequence ATGAACGACAGCATTTACCTCTCGATTCAAAACAGCCCGCGTTTCAAGGAGCTGGTCAGGAAAAGGGAAAGGTTCGCCTGGATTCTCTCGGCGATCATGCTAGGGCTTTACTCCGGTTTCATCCTGTTGATCGCCTACGGGCCGCAAGTACTGGGGGCCAAGCTCAGCCCCGGTTCATCCATCACCTGGGGCATCCCTATCGGGGTCGGGCTGATTGTTTCGGCCTTCATCCTCACCGCTATCTATGTGCGACGCGCCAACGGCGAATTCGACGACCTGAACAATGCGATTCTCAAGGAGGCTGCGCAATGA
- a CDS encoding glycine betaine ABC transporter substrate-binding protein yields the protein MKMRRLLGAAATLVVAMGSTLASADSKTLSLGYVDGWSDSVATTHVAAEVIREKLGYDVKLQAVATGIMWQGVATGKLDAMLSAWLPVTHGEYWAKNKDKVVDYGPNFKDAKIGLIVPEYVKAKSIEDLKTDTTFKNKIVGIDAGSGVMLKTDEAIKQYGLDYKLQASSGAAMIAELTRAEDKQDSIAVTGWVPHWMFAKWKLRFLDDPKGIYGAAETVNSIGSKGLEKKAPEVAAFLKKFQWASKDEIGEVMLAIQEGAKPDAAAKDWVAKHPERVAEWTAK from the coding sequence ATGAAGATGCGACGACTCTTGGGCGCAGCTGCCACGTTGGTAGTTGCGATGGGCTCCACACTGGCCAGCGCCGACAGCAAGACCCTGAGCCTCGGCTACGTGGACGGTTGGTCCGACAGCGTGGCTACCACCCATGTGGCGGCAGAAGTTATCAGGGAAAAACTTGGCTACGACGTGAAGCTGCAAGCCGTCGCCACCGGGATCATGTGGCAGGGCGTCGCCACCGGCAAACTCGATGCCATGCTCTCCGCCTGGCTACCCGTGACCCACGGCGAATACTGGGCCAAGAACAAAGACAAGGTGGTCGACTACGGCCCCAACTTCAAGGATGCGAAGATCGGCCTGATCGTACCGGAGTACGTCAAGGCCAAATCCATTGAAGACCTCAAGACCGATACCACCTTCAAGAACAAGATCGTCGGCATCGACGCCGGTTCAGGCGTAATGCTCAAGACCGACGAAGCTATCAAGCAATATGGCCTGGACTACAAGCTGCAAGCCAGCTCGGGCGCGGCGATGATCGCCGAACTGACCCGTGCCGAAGACAAGCAGGACTCCATTGCCGTGACCGGTTGGGTGCCGCACTGGATGTTTGCCAAGTGGAAACTGCGTTTCCTGGACGACCCTAAAGGGATTTATGGTGCTGCTGAAACCGTCAACAGCATCGGCAGCAAGGGCCTGGAGAAAAAAGCACCGGAAGTGGCGGCTTTCCTGAAGAAATTCCAGTGGGCCTCCAAGGATGAGATTGGCGAAGTCATGCTCGCGATCCAGGAAGGCGCCAAGCCTGATGCGGCGGCCAAGGATTGGGTGGCCAAGCACCCTGAGCGCGTCGCTGAGTGGACCGCTAAATAA
- a CDS encoding glycosyl hydrolase family 17 protein — MPATARFPALPYFLALTLGLLALVGYWYGLGRPVVLPDVASASHKMQCASYTPFDKDQSPFDQPFKLRPERMDADLALLATRFECIRTYSMTGLESLPDLARKHGLKVMAGAWVSSDPVATEKEINELIAAANANPDIVTSVIVGNEALLRKEVTAKQLVALIQTVKSQIKQPVTYADVWEFWLQHPEIAPAVDFLTIHLLPYWEDDPSGIDQALKHVGDVRQTFGHQFAPKDIVIGETGWPSEGRQRETAVPSRVNEAKFMRGFVAMAEANGWRYNLIEAFDQPWKRASEGAVGGYWGLFDADRQDKAILAGPVTNVPYWPLWLGVGGLILLGTLVLGGRVRSPRSALMLPLLGAVAACSIGTWAELTRVTARFNDEWVWAGLLVVLNLLVLAHTALALSARDGWRARAFDWLEQRAGWLVAIAGFAGAVMMLALVFDPRYRSFPSAALVLPALVYLVRPVTGPRREIALLAFIIGTGVAPQLYREGLLNQQAWGWAVVSVLMVAALWRCLRVRKA; from the coding sequence ATGCCCGCGACTGCCCGCTTCCCTGCCCTGCCCTATTTCCTTGCCTTGACCCTCGGCCTGCTTGCTCTTGTCGGCTATTGGTACGGCCTCGGCCGGCCGGTGGTGTTGCCGGACGTCGCCAGCGCCAGCCACAAGATGCAATGTGCCTCCTATACGCCGTTCGACAAGGACCAATCGCCCTTCGACCAGCCGTTCAAGCTGCGCCCCGAGCGTATGGACGCCGACCTGGCGCTGCTTGCCACACGCTTTGAATGCATTCGCACCTACTCAATGACGGGCCTGGAGTCCTTGCCGGACCTGGCGCGCAAGCATGGGTTGAAGGTGATGGCCGGGGCCTGGGTCAGCAGCGATCCAGTGGCGACCGAGAAAGAAATCAACGAGCTGATCGCTGCTGCCAACGCCAATCCTGACATCGTCACCTCAGTGATCGTCGGCAACGAAGCCCTGTTGCGCAAGGAAGTGACCGCCAAGCAATTGGTGGCGCTGATTCAAACAGTCAAAAGCCAGATCAAACAGCCGGTCACCTATGCCGATGTCTGGGAGTTCTGGCTGCAACACCCGGAAATCGCCCCGGCGGTGGATTTCCTCACCATTCACCTGCTGCCGTACTGGGAAGATGACCCGTCCGGCATCGACCAGGCGCTCAAGCACGTGGGCGATGTGCGCCAGACCTTCGGCCACCAGTTCGCGCCCAAGGACATCGTGATCGGCGAAACCGGCTGGCCCAGCGAAGGCCGCCAGCGCGAAACCGCCGTGCCAAGCCGGGTCAATGAGGCCAAGTTCATGCGTGGCTTCGTGGCCATGGCCGAAGCCAATGGCTGGCGCTACAACCTGATCGAAGCCTTTGACCAACCGTGGAAACGTGCGAGTGAAGGTGCCGTCGGCGGTTACTGGGGACTGTTCGATGCAGACCGGCAGGACAAAGCCATCCTCGCCGGCCCCGTGACCAATGTGCCGTACTGGCCGCTGTGGCTGGGCGTCGGCGGGCTCATCCTGCTCGGCACCCTGGTGCTCGGTGGCCGTGTGCGCAGCCCGCGCTCGGCGCTGATGCTGCCCTTGCTGGGCGCCGTTGCAGCCTGCTCCATTGGCACCTGGGCCGAACTGACCCGTGTCACCGCACGCTTCAACGATGAGTGGGTATGGGCCGGTTTGCTGGTGGTATTGAACCTGCTGGTGCTGGCCCACACCGCCCTGGCCCTCAGCGCCCGCGACGGCTGGCGCGCGCGAGCGTTCGACTGGCTGGAGCAACGCGCCGGTTGGCTGGTGGCGATTGCCGGGTTTGCGGGGGCGGTAATGATGCTGGCGCTGGTGTTTGACCCGCGTTACCGCAGCTTCCCGAGCGCGGCGCTGGTGCTGCCGGCCCTGGTGTACCTGGTGCGCCCGGTAACCGGGCCGCGTCGGGAGATTGCGTTGCTGGCCTTCATTATCGGTACCGGCGTTGCGCCGCAGTTGTACCGCGAAGGGCTATTGAATCAGCAGGCCTGGGGTTGGGCAGTGGTCAGCGTGCTGATGGTTGCAGCTTTGTGGCGTTGCTTGCGGGTGCGCAAGGCTTAA
- a CDS encoding serine/threonine protein kinase — translation MLRSLRCAALLGSLFLSASALAVDIDQASYGYPLTNPFEATIATTPPDLRPTLPTDDEINQSDYTLNMRPEREFSLPDNFWAVKKLTYRIAKQDRAAPLIFLIAGTGARFDSSINEYLKKLYYQAGYHVVQLSSPTSFDFISAASRFATPGITQEDAEDMYRVMQAVRAQNASLPVTDFYLTGYSLGALDAAFVSKLDETRRTFNFKKVLLLNPPVNLYTSITNLDKLVQTEVKGINNTTTFYELVLSKLTRYFQQKGYIDLNDALLYDFQQSKQHLSNEQMAMLIGTSFRFSAADIAFTSDLINRRGLIIPPKYPITEGTSLTPFLKRALQCDFDCYLTEQVIPMWRARSDGGSLLQLVDQVSLYALKDYLRDSPKIAVMHNADDVILGPGDLGFLRKTFGDRLTVYPLGGHCGNLNYRVNADAMLEFFRG, via the coding sequence ATGCTCCGTTCCTTGCGCTGCGCTGCCTTGCTGGGCAGCCTATTTTTGAGTGCGTCAGCACTGGCCGTCGATATCGACCAGGCCAGCTATGGCTACCCTTTGACCAACCCGTTCGAAGCGACCATCGCCACCACGCCTCCCGATCTTCGGCCAACCTTGCCGACCGATGACGAGATCAATCAATCCGACTACACCCTGAATATGCGCCCCGAGCGCGAGTTCAGCCTGCCCGACAACTTCTGGGCGGTGAAGAAACTCACCTACCGCATCGCCAAGCAGGACCGCGCCGCACCGCTGATCTTCCTGATCGCCGGCACCGGTGCGCGGTTTGACAGCAGCATCAACGAATACCTGAAGAAGCTGTATTACCAGGCCGGCTACCATGTGGTGCAGTTGTCATCGCCCACCAGCTTCGACTTCATCAGCGCCGCCTCGCGCTTCGCCACCCCGGGTATCACCCAGGAAGACGCCGAAGACATGTACCGCGTGATGCAAGCCGTGCGCGCGCAGAACGCCTCGCTGCCGGTCACCGACTTCTACCTCACCGGCTATAGCCTGGGCGCGCTGGATGCAGCGTTCGTCAGCAAGCTCGACGAGACACGCCGCACCTTCAACTTCAAGAAAGTGCTGCTGCTCAACCCGCCGGTCAATCTCTACACCTCGATCACCAACCTCGACAAGCTGGTACAGACCGAGGTCAAGGGCATCAACAACACCACCACCTTCTATGAACTGGTGTTAAGCAAGCTGACCCGCTACTTCCAGCAAAAAGGCTACATCGACCTCAACGACGCGCTGCTGTATGACTTCCAACAGTCCAAACAGCACCTGAGCAACGAACAGATGGCCATGTTGATCGGCACCTCGTTCCGCTTCTCGGCGGCCGACATCGCCTTTACCTCGGACCTGATCAACCGCCGCGGCCTGATCATCCCGCCTAAATACCCGATCACCGAAGGCACCAGCCTCACGCCGTTCCTCAAGCGTGCCCTGCAATGCGACTTCGACTGCTACCTCACCGAACAAGTGATCCCGATGTGGCGCGCCCGTTCCGACGGCGGCAGCCTGCTGCAGCTGGTTGACCAAGTCAGCCTGTACGCTCTCAAGGACTACCTGCGCGACAGCCCGAAAATCGCCGTGATGCACAACGCCGACGACGTGATCCTCGGCCCGGGCGACCTGGGTTTCCTGCGTAAAACCTTCGGCGAT